The Plectropomus leopardus isolate mb unplaced genomic scaffold, YSFRI_Pleo_2.0 unplaced_scaffold1187, whole genome shotgun sequence DNA segment gagatatttcaaggatttaagggaAGAGACTGAAAACAGGAACATCCTCATATATCTCCTCGATGAAAGTCAGAGAAACAAGTTGtgatttttctctcattattttcataaatcTTCAGATTTTgtttagtctctttttttttttcctgcatgtctctcatctctctctaaTGCATGCCTCTTTCTCGTCCTCCCGATGCTCTCTGACGCCGCTcgtagaggaaaagtcagcaCGGTAAGACCTCTAAAGGGCACAAAGAGAACCTGATGAAGGAGAGGACGCTGCTGAGGCAGAGCAGCTTCTCCTCCGCTAAGAGCAGGGCCGCGTCTCCTCGCCGCGCGCTCCCCACCGAGCTCCTGAGGGGCCCCGGCAATCACTCCGCGGCCCCTCACagcccacacaaacacaaaaacaaagagaatgtGATCATGGCCATGGAGGAGCTGCGGGGGACACGGGACAAACTGAGCGTAGGGGACATCAGGAAGGCGGCGTCCAAGCAGAGACTGCGGCCGGCTCCAGGGAGACGCCAGCTGATGGAGGTCGGCAGGAAGAAGGAGTCGGCCGTCGCCTCTGATCCTAAACCGTCTAAACCTCTCAGttctaaaaacaaaccaatcgTGGTGCGAAGTGCGGGAGTCAGCTCGTCGGGTGAACGCTCAGCTGGTGACAAAAGCGCTGAGGTTAAAAAAACCCCTGAAGATTtctccaaaaagtccaaaaatgagaaaaacaaaaaagaagccaaatcGAACAAAGAAGCAGAACTTGGCCTGCTCGCCGGAGCTGCCTCGCTCGCAGCCGGGGCGGTGTTAATGCACGAGGTAGCGTCCTTGAGCTCGCCATCCGAGAGCAGCGGCCGCGCCCTGAAAGACAACACGACGAAATCACGCAGCGAGGAATTCGAATCCGCTGATTTGAGCCACAAGTCGGCCGTCAGCATCAACATTATACCTGAGAGTCCCGACGGCGGGACGAGTCAGGACGACACGGACACAAGTCACGACAAAAGTGAGCAGGAGGAGTCTGCGACGGTCCatcaggaggaagaggaggaggagagaactAGTGCAGATGTGagcaaggaggaggaagaggaggttaGTTGCAGCTttgagaaagaaacagaagacGAAGAAGACACTCTTCAACCAGACAATGAGTCAGAAACTGACGAGGAGGCGAGCAGGgacgaggaggaagaagaggaggaggaagaggaggaagcaaCCGTGACAGCTGGAAGCGAAAGTGATGACAAGTCAAAAGAGAGCAAAGCAGGCAatgcagaagaggaggaggaggaggaggaggagaaccaGGAGGAGAACCAGGAGGGGTCGAGTCAAGAGAGCAAAGGAGGAGAGTCTGAGGGTGAGGAGGAAGATTTGGaaagtgaggaagaggagggcaAAAGTGAGTCCATGAAGTCATCATcggaggaggaagaagggagTGATTTAGAGAGTGAGacggagggaggagaagaggaggatgaggagagcagtgcagaggaagaggaagaagcagaggaggagagtaGTGAGGAAGATGAGAGTGAAAATaaggaggagagtgaggaggatgaggaagaggagagtgaaagtgagaagcaggaggaagaggaagagaatgttgtggaaaaagagagtgaagaggaggaagagccTGACAAAGATGAGGAAGATGAGGTaaacgaagaagaagaagatgaggaggaggaggaggaagaacaaGTTgataaagaggaggaagaagaggaagaagaggaggaagaggttaatgaagatgaaaaagaagaagaggaagaggaggttgatgcagatgaggaggaggaggaacaggaggaggaggaggaagaggttaatgaagatgaaaaagaagaggaagaggaggttgatgaggatgaagaggaggaggagaaggatgaagaggaggaagatgaagaagaagaagaagaggaggttgatgaagatgaagaggaggaggtggaggaagaagaagaagaggaggttgatgaggatgaagaggaggaggaagaagaagaggaggttGATGAAGATGAAGcgggggaggaggaagaagaagaggaggttgatgaagatgaagaggaggaggaggaggaagaagaagaagaggaggttgatgaagatgaagaggaggaggaggtcctaaaaaagaaaaagtcagctGAAGTCCAAAGAGTAAAGAGTAAACAGAGGtcgggggtcaaaggtcaggcaGCGGAGGAGTCGGAGGAGTTTTGGGACGACGTGTTGCCGCAGTACCTCAACCTGAAATAACGCGTTACGTCACGTTATTTTCACCGTCGATCGAtcagtatttttattgattaactGATTCCGTGACTTCTATGAGAAGCAGAAAATGTGCAGACTTTGCTCGatcaaagtgatttttttttactcaaatcttcgtgttttacacaaattttaTGTCAATTTAAATGTCGGTTTATGAGCGTTAACGTTTGAGTACGAACCAAATCCCACAGCGGTGCCTTTACTGCTCTGAttcttctcattttcatttcatcttctCATCCGTTtctcatttcactttttataaaactcgtcttaatttttgcttttaacatctttgtttacttctttttatGGCAGCTTATGaaaattgtgtatttgtgttatgAAGAGTAGTTTGTATCCAGCTGTGCTCGTCATGTAcgggacatttttttgtattttgttacatttggcTCAGTATTATTGACACAGAGAAGATTAGGTGCAACAACagtaaatgtggtttaaaaaacatcaataacaaGAGAAAAACTTCTTTATTGTGCTTCTGATGGGCTGCATTAATGAAAACGGACCAAACTGctttaatttctctcaaaaacatggtcAGAAAATTGATTTCAAGAATttaatagattaaaaaatagaCTGATTgttaaattacatgaaaaatagcacaaaaacaaacaaacatttttttcctagctttttaaaataatttaaaataaatactaagtTATAAGTTAAATACTAAGTTTCtgcattttgtggaacat contains these protein-coding regions:
- the LOC121963607 gene encoding spore wall protein 2-like; translation: ATCGGCHMVVLARPRDQSCADVTLEEDDVMEDYLEKPYVELLGDTLDSSTLQRSLSARVRRRERERSPDQFGTMFRTLPAMMPGYLHPPLPVSSHTIPPRLPPAELTHTKVLNGTHQHRSAGSMHQEQTGGDADGVVESLTDTDSVKGLGETTDFLNMTHVMKMDPADKTLTLSPVQKRKSQHGKTSKGHKENLMKERTLLRQSSFSSAKSRAASPRRALPTELLRGPGNHSAAPHSPHKHKNKENVIMAMEELRGTRDKLSVGDIRKAASKQRLRPAPGRRQLMEVGRKKESAVASDPKPSKPLSSKNKPIVVRSAGVSSSGERSAGDKSAEVKKTPEDFSKKSKNEKNKKEAKSNKEAELGLLAGAASLAAGAVLMHEVASLSSPSESSGRALKDNTTKSRSEEFESADLSHKSAVSINIIPESPDGGTSQDDTDTSHDKSEQEESATVHQEEEEEERTSADVSKEEEEEVSCSFEKETEDEEDTLQPDNESETDEEASRDEEEEEEEEEEEATVTAGSESDDKSKESKAGNAEEEEEEEEENQEENQEGSSQESKGGESEGEEEDLESEEEEGKSESMKSSSEEEEGSDLESETEEEAEEESSEEDESENKEESEEDEEEESESEKQEEEEENVVEKESEEEEEPDKDEEDEVNEEEEDEEEEEEEQVDKEEEEEEEEEEEVNEDEKEEEEEEVDADEEEEEQEEEEEEVNEDEKEEEEEVDEDEEEEEKDEEEEDEEEEEEEVDEDEEEEVEEEEEEEVDEDEEEEEEEEEVDEDEAGEEEEEEEVDEDEEEEEEEEEEEEVDEDEEEEEVLKKKKSAEVQRVKSKQRSGVKGQAAEESEEFWDDVLPQYLNLK